The DNA segment GACCGGGCGCACCGGGTGGCGCAGCAGATGCGCGCGGGCATCACGTGGGTGAACTCGTGGTTCCTGCGCGACCTGCGAACGCCGTTCGGGGGCGTGGGGTTGAGCGGGATCGGGCGGGAGGGCGGGGTGCACTCGCTGAACTTCTACTCGGAGTTGAATAATGTGTGTATCAAGATCTAGCGGTTAGCAATTAGCGATTATCGATTGGCGATTGGCAATGAGCGGGGCCGAAAAGCATCACACGAAGGACACAAAGGCCACACAAAGGACCTCACGAAAGTGGATGCAAAGGTAGTCGCCGGGAAAGCGAAGCCGCTGGGGAAGTATCCGCACGTGAAGCGCGCGGGGGATTTCCTGTTCGTCTCGGGGACGAGCGCGCGGCGGCCGGATGACACGGTGCCGGAGGGTATCCGGGAGCAGACGCGGGCGGTGATCGAGAACGTGCGCGACATCCTGGCGAGCGCCGGGGCGACGCTCGAGGACGTGGTCGAGGTGACGACGTACCTGGTCGACATGAAGGACTTCCCTGCGTAC comes from the Terriglobales bacterium genome and includes:
- a CDS encoding aldehyde dehydrogenase family protein encodes the protein DRAHRVAQQMRAGITWVNSWFLRDLRTPFGGVGLSGIGREGGVHSLNFYSELNNVCIKI
- a CDS encoding RidA family protein codes for the protein MDAKVVAGKAKPLGKYPHVKRAGDFLFVSGTSARRPDDTVPEGIREQTRAVIENVRDILASAGATLEDVVEVTTYLVDMKDFPAYNEVYGEFFPQEGPARTTVAVRELPGPQLRIEMTVRAYKRLGRG